A single region of the Pararge aegeria chromosome 20, ilParAegt1.1, whole genome shotgun sequence genome encodes:
- the LOC120632579 gene encoding cuticle protein 8-like: MVAKFIFVLSVAVAASAVPLVPIGKVAYAEPEAPAHYEFQYSVHDEHTGDIKQQQEARAGDEVHGSYSLVQPDGVHRIVEYTSDKEHGFNAIVRYEGQPIANPAPAKIAYAAPVAKLAYAAPVAKVAYSAPVARVAYSAPVSYAAPVARVAYSAPISYAAPVAKVAYSSPLTQVSFSSPAISYHH, encoded by the exons ATGGTAGCCAAg ttcatTTTCGTCCTCAGTGTTGCAGTGGCTGCTTCAGCCGTGCCCTTAGTTCCTATCGGCAAAGTAGCCTACGCCGAACCTGAAGCGCCCGCACACTACGAGTTCCAATATTCAGTACACGATGAACACACCGGGGACATCAAACAGCAGCAGGAGGCCCGCGCCGGCGATGAAGTGCACGGATCCTACTCCTTAGTTCAACCTGATGGTGTTCACCGCATCGTCGAATACACGTCAGACAAGGAACATGGATTCAACGCTATCGTACGCTACGAGGGACAGCCAATCGCCAATCCTGCTCCTGCTAAGATCGCCTACGCCGCTCCCGTAGCCAAGCTGGCGTACGCTGCTCCCGTAGCTAAGGTCGCCTACTCCGCACCTGTCGCTAGAGTAGCCTACTCTGCTCCCGTGTCCTACGCCGCGCCTGTCGCTAGAGTAGCCTACTCCGCTCCCATCTCATACGCTGCCCCCGTCGCCAAGGTTGCGTACTCTTCCCCGCTCACTCAAGTATCTTTCTCTTCTCCCGCTATCTCCTACCACCACTAG
- the LOC120632894 gene encoding cuticle protein-like, which yields MVAKIVIVLALAAVASAGIPIAQVAYAQPEAPAHYDFQYSVQDGHSGDVKQQQESRAGDAVHGSYSLVQPDGVQRIVDYTADAVHGFNANVRYEGHPVPTSAPARVAYAAPARVAYAAPVSYAAPVARVAYAAPASYSAPAARVAYAAPLAQFLVFCGMVAVASAGLVPVAKVAYAEPEAPAHYEFQYSVQDGHSGDVKQQQESRAGDAVHGSYSLVQPDGVHRIVDYTADAVHGFNANVRYEGHPVAAPAPARVAYAAPVAKIAYAAPVAKVAYSAPVSYAAPARVAYSAPVSYAAPARIAYSSPVSYSAPVAKLAYASAPSVGHVSYSSPVISYSH from the exons ATGGTAGCTAag aTCGTCATCGTCCTCGCCCTGGCCGCGGTCGCCTCCGCCGGCATCCCCATCGCACAGGTAGCGTACGCGCAGCCTGAAGCTCCTGCGCACTACGACTTCCAGTACTCAGTGCAGGACGGACACTCCGGAGACGTGAAGCAACAGCAGGAGTCCCGCGCCGGAGACGCCGTCCACGGCTCGTACTCCCTGGTGCAGCCTGACGGCGTGCAGCGCATTGTGGACTACACCGCTGACGCGGTGCATGGATTCAACGCCAACGTGCGCTACGAGGGACACCCCGTCCCTACCTCCGCTCCCGCTAGAGTGGCTTACGCTGCCCCCGCTAGAGTAGCGTACGCCGCTCCCGTGTCCTACGCCGCACCTGTCGCTAGAGTAGCCTACGCCGCTCCCGCCTCCTACTCCGCTCCCGCAGCCAGAGTTGCGTACGCCGCTCCCCTCGCTCAA tTCTTAGTCTTCTGCGGAATGGTGGCAGTCGCTTCAGCCGGACTCGTTCCTGTTGCTAAAGTAGCGTACGCTGAGCCCGAAGCACCCGCGCACTACGAGTTCCAGTACTCAGTGCAGGACGGACACTCCGGAGACGTGAAGCAGCAGCAAGAGTCCCGCGCCGGAGACGCCGTCCACGGCTCGTACTCTCTGGTGCAGCCTGATGGCGTGCATCGCATCGTGGACTACACCGCCGACGCGGTGCACGGATTCAACGCCAACGTGCGATACGAAGGACACCCCGTCGCCGCCCCCGCTCCCGCTAGAGTAGCCTACGCTGCTCCCGTAGCCAAGATAGCGTACGCTGCTCCCGTAGCCAAGGTCGCCTATTCTGCGCCCGTGTCCTACGCGGCTCCCGCCAGAGTAGCGTACTCCGCTCCCGTGTCCTACGCCGCTCCTGCTAGAATAGCGTACTCCTCTCCAGTGTCTTACTCCGCTCCGGTAGCCAAGCTCGCCTACGCCTCGGCTCCATCTGTAGGCCACGTCTCCTACTCATCTCCCGTCATCTCATACAGTCACTAG
- the LOC120632577 gene encoding cuticle protein 18.6-like yields MVAKYVIVLALAAVASAGIPVAQVAYAQPEAPAHYEFQYSVQDGHSGDVKQQQESRAGDAVHGSYSLVQPDGVQRIVDYTADAVHGFNANVRYEGHPVATSASARVAYAAPVARAAYATPVSYAAPARVAYSAPISYAAPAARVAYAAPLAQFVIVLALAAVASAGIPVAQVAYAQPEAPAHYEFQYSVQDGHSGDVKQQQESRAGDAVHGSYSLVQPDGVQRIVDYTADAVHGFNANVRYEGHPVAAPAPARVAYAAPARVAYAAPVSYAAPVARVAYAAPVSYPAPAARVAYAAPLAQVAYSAPISYAAPAARVAYADPLAQVSYSSPAVSYHH; encoded by the exons ATGGTAGCTAAG taCGTCATCGTCCTCGCCCTGGCCGCAGTGGCCTCCGCCGGCATCCCCGTCGCCCAAGTAGCGTACGCGCAGCCCGAAGCTCCCGCGCACTACGAGTTCCAGTACTCAGTGCAGGATGGACACTCCGGAGACGTGAAGCAGCAGCAGGAGTCCCGCGCCGGAGACGCCGTTCATGGCTCGTACTCTCTGGTGCAGCCTGATGGCGTGCAGCGCATTGTGGACTACACTGCCGACGCGGTGCACGGATTCAACGCCAACGTGCGATACGAGGGTCACCCTGTCGCCACTTCCGCTTCCGCTAGAGTAGCCTACGCCGCACCCGTAGCCAGGGCCGCCTACGCCACTCCCGTGTCCTACGCCGCTCCCGCTAGAGTAGCGTACTCAGCTCCGATCTCCTATGCCGCACCCGCAGCCAGAGTTGCGTACGCCGCTCCCCTCGCTCAA TTCGTCATCGTCCTCGCCTTGGCCGCGGTCGCCTCCGCCGGCATCCCCGTCGCACAAGTAGCGTACGCGCAGCCCGAAGCTCCCGCGCACTACGAGTTCCAGTACTCAGTGCAGGACGGCCACTCCGGAGACGTGAAGCAGCAGCAGGAGTCTCGCGCCGGAGACGCTGTCCACGGCTCGTACTCTCTGGTGCAGCCTGACGGTGTGCAGCGCATTGTGGACTACACCGCTGACGCGGTGCACGGATTCAACGCCAATGTACGCTATGAAGGACACCCCGTCGCTGCCCCCGCTCCCGCTAGAGTGGCCTACGCCGCTCCCGCTAGAGTAGCCTATGCCGCTCCCGTGTCCTACGCCGCTCCGGTCGCTAGAGTAGCTTACGCCGCTCCCGTCTCCTACCCCGCTCCTGCAGCCAGAGTTGCGTACGCCGCTCCCCTCGCTCAA g TAGCGTACTCCGCTCCAATCTCCTATGCCGCACCCGCAGCCAGAGTTGCGTACGCCGATCCCCTCGCCCAGGTCTCATACTCTTCTCCCGCTGTCTCCTACCACCACTAA
- the LOC120632578 gene encoding cuticle protein 18.6-like → MVAKYVIVLALAAVASAGIPVAQVAYAQPEAPAHYEFQYSVQDGHSGDVKQQQEARAGDTVHGSYSLVQPDGVQRIVDYTADAVHGFNANVRYEGHPVAAPAPARVAYAAPVARAAYATPVSYAAPARVAYSAPISYAAPAARVAYAAPLAQFVIVLALAAVASAGIPVAQVAYAEPEAPAHYEFQYSVQDGHSGDVKQQQESRAGDAVHGSYSLVQPDGVQRIVDYTADAVHGFNANVRYEGHPVAAPAPARVAYAAPARVAYAAPVSYAAPAARVAYAAPAARVAYAAPLAQVSYSSPAVSYHH, encoded by the exons ATGGTAGCTAAG taCGTCATCGTCCTCGCCCTGGCCGCAGTGGCCTCCGCCGGCATCCCCGTCGCCCAAGTAGCGTACGCGCAGCCCGAAGCTCCCGCGCACTACGAGTTCCAATACTCAGTGCAGGACGGACACTCCGGAGATGTGAAGCAGCAGCAAGAGGCCCGCGCCGGAGACACCGTCCACGGTTCGTACTCTCTGGTACAGCCAGACGGTGTGCAACGCATTGTGGATTACACCGCCGACGCCGTGCACGGATTCAACGCCAACGTGCGCTACGAGGGACACCCCGTCGCCGCTCCTGCTCCCGCTAGAGTAGCCTACGCCGCACCTGTAGCCAGGGCCGCCTACGCCACTCCCGTCTCCTACGCCGCTCCCGCTAGAGTAGCGTACTCAGCTCCGATCTCCTATGCCGCACCCGCAGCCAGAGTTGCGTACGCCGCTCCCCTCGCTCAA TTCGTCATCGTCCTCGCCTTGGCCGCGGTCGCCTCCGCTGGCATCCCCGTCGCACAAGTAGCGTATGCTGAGCCCGAAGCTCCCGCGCACTACGAGTTCCAGTACTCAGTGCAGGACGGACACTCCGGAGACGTGAAGCAGCAGCAGGAGTCCCGCGCCGGAGACGCCGTCCACGGCTCGTACTCTCTGGTGCAGCCTGATGGCGTGCAGCGCATTGTGGACTACACCGCTGACGCGGTGCACGGATTCAACGCCAACGTGCGTTACGAGGGACACCCCGTCGCAGCCCCCGCTCCCGCCAGAGTGGCCTATGCCGCTCCCGCTAGAGTAGCTTACGCCGCTCCCGTGTCCTATGCCGCACCTGCCGCTAGAGTAGCTTACGCCGCTCCCGCAGCCAGAGTTGCGTACGCCGCTCCCCTCGCTCAAGTCTCCTACTCTTCTCCCGCCGTCTCCTACCACCACTAG